A genomic stretch from Gorilla gorilla gorilla isolate KB3781 chromosome 20, NHGRI_mGorGor1-v2.1_pri, whole genome shotgun sequence includes:
- the UPF1 gene encoding regulator of nonsense transcripts 1 isoform X2: MSVEAYGPSSQTLTFLDTEEAELLGADTQGSEFEFTDFTLPSQTQTPPGGPGGPGGGGAGGPGGAGAGAAAGQLDAQVGPEGILQNGAVDDSVAKTSQLLAELNFEEDEEDTYYTKDLPIHACSYCGIHDPACVVYCNTSKKWFCNGRGNTSGSHIVNHLVRAKCKEVTLHKDGPLGETVLECYNCGCRNVFLLGFIPAKADSVVVLLCRQPCASQSSLKDINWDSSQWQPLIQDRCFLSWLVKIPSEQEQLRARQITAQQINKLEELWKENPSATLEDLEKPGVDEEPQHVLLRYEDAYQYQNIFGPLVKLEADYDKKLKESQTQDNITVRWDLGLNKKRIAYFTLPKTDSDMRLMQGDEICLRYKGDLAPLWKGIGHVIKVPDNYGDEIAIELRSSVGAPVEVTHNFQVDFVWKSTSFDRMQSALKTFAVDETSVSGYIYHKLLGHEVEDVIIKCQLPKRFTAQGLPDLNHSQVYAVKTVLQRPLSLIQGPPGTGKTVTSATIVYHLARQGNGPVLVCAPSNIAVDQLTEKIHQTGLKVVRLCAKSREAIDSPVSFLALHNQIRNMDSMPELQKLQQLKDETGELSSADEKRYRALKRTAERELLMNADVICCTCVGAGDPRLAKMQFRSILIDESTQATEPECMVPVVLGAKQLILVGDHCQLGPVVMCKKAAKAGLSQSLFERLVVLGIRPIRLQVQYRMHPALSAFPSNIFYEGSLQNGVTAADRVKKGFDFQWPQPDKPMFFYVTQGQEEIASSGTSYLNRTEAANVEKITTKLLKAGAKPDQIGIITPYEGQRSYLVQYMQFSGSLHTKLYQEVEIASVDAFQGREKDFIILSCVRANEHQGIGFLNDPRRLNVALTRARYGVIIVGNPKALSKQPLWNHLLNYYKEQKVLVEGPLNNLRESLMQFSKPRKLVNTINPGARFMTTAMYDAREAIIPGSVYDRSSQGRPSSMYFQTHDQIGMISAGPSHVAAMNIPIPFNLVMPPMPPPGYFGQANGPAAGRGTPKGKTGRGGRQKNRFGLPGPSQTNLPNSQASQDVASQPFSQGALTQGYISMSQPSQMSQPGLSQPELSQDSYLGDEFKSQIDVALSQDSTYQGERAYQHGGVTGLSQY; the protein is encoded by the exons GTTGGGCCCGAAGGCATCCTGCAGAATGGGGCTGTGGACGACAGTGTAGCCAAGACCAGCCAGTTGTTGGCTGAGTTGAACTTCGAGGAAGATGAAGAAGACACCTATTACACGAAGGACCTCCCCATACACGCCTGCAG ttaCTGTGGAATACACGATCCTGCCTGCGTGGTTTACTGTAATACCAGCAAGAAGTGGTTCTGCAACGGACGTGGAAATACTTCTGGCAG CCACATTGTAAATCACCTTGTGAGGGCAAAATGCAAAGAGGTGACCCTGCACAAGGACGGGCCCCTGGGGGAGACAGTCCTGGAGTGCTACAACTGCGGCTGTCGCAACGTCTTCCTCCTCGGCTTCATCCCGGCCAAAGCTGACTCAGTGGTGGTGCTGCTGTGCAG GCAGCCCTGTGCCAGCCAGAGCAGCCTCAAGGACATCAACTGGGACAGCTCGCAGTGGCAGCCGCTGATCCAGGACCGCTGCTTCCTGTCCTGGCTGGTCAAGATCCCCTCCGAGCAGGAGCAGCTGCGGGCACGCCAGATCACGGCACAGCAGATCAACAAGCTGGAGGAGCTGTGGAAG GAAAACCCTTCTGCCACGCTGGAGGACCTGGAGAAGCCGGGGGTGGACGAGGAGCCGCAGCATGTCCTCCTGCGGTACGAGGACGCCTACCAGTACCAGAACATATTCGGGCCCCTGGTCAAGCTGGAGGCCGACTACGACAAGAAGCTGAAGGAGTCCCAG ACTCAAGATAACATCACGGTCAGGTGGGACCTGGGCCTTAACAAGAAGAGAATCGCCTACTTCACTTTGCCCAAGACTGACTCTG ACATGCGGCTCATGCAGGGGGATGAGATATGCCTGCGGTACAAAGGGGACCTTGCGCCCCTGTGGAAAGGGATCGGCCACGTCATCAAGGTCCCTGATA ATTATGGCGACGAGATCGCCATTGAGCTGCGGAGCAGCGTGGGTGCACCTGTGGAGGTGACTCACAACTTCCAGGTGGATTTTGTGTGGAAGTCGACCTCCTTTGACAG GATGCAGAGCGCATTGAAAACGTTTGCCGTGGATGAGACCTCAGTGTCTGGCTACATCTACCACAAGCTGCTGGGCCACGAGGTGGAGGACGTAATCATCAAGTGCCAGCTGCCCAAGCGCTTCACAGCGCAGGGCCTCCCCGACCTCAACCACTCCCAG GTTTATGCCGTGAAGACTGTGCTGCAAAGACCGCTGAGCCTGATCCAGGGCCCGCCAGGCACGGGGAAGACGGTGACGTCGGCCACCATCGTCTACCACCTGGCCCGGCAAGGCAACGG GCCGGTGCTGGTGTGTGCTCCAAGCAACATCGCCGTGGACCAGCTAACGGAGAAGATCCACCAGACGGGGCTAAAGGTCGTGCGCCTCTGCGCCAAGAGCCGTGAGGCCATCGACTCCCCGGTGTCTTTTCTGGCCCTGCACAACCAGATCAGGAACATGGACAG CATGCCTGAGCTGCAGAAGCTGCAGCAGCTGAAAGACGAGACTGGGGAGCTGTCGTCTGCCGACGAGAAGCGGTACCGGGCCTTGAAGCGCACCGCAGAGAGAGAGCTGCTGATG AACGCAGATGTCATCTGCTGCACGTGTGTGGGCGCCGGTGACCCGAGGCTGGCCAAGATGCAGTTCCGCTCCATTTTAATCGACGAAAGCACCCAGGCCACTGAGCCGGAGTGCATGGTTCCCGTGGTCCTCGGGGCCAAGCAG CTGATCCTTGTAGGCGACCACTGCCAGCTGGGCCCAGTGGTGATGTGCAAGAAGGCGGCCAAGGCTGGGCTGTCACAGTCGCTCTTCGAGCGCCTGGTGGTGCTGGGCATCCGGCCCATCCGCCTGCAGGTCCAGTACCGGATGCACCCTGCACTCAGCGCCTTCCCATCCAACATCTTCTACGAGGGCTCCCTCCAGAATGGTGTCACTGCAG CGGATCGTGTGAAGAAGGGATTTGACTTCCAGTGGCCCCAACCCGATAAACCGATGTTCTTCTACGTGACCCAGGGCCAAGAGGAGATTGCCAGCTCGGGCACCTCCTACCTGAACAG GACCGAGGCTGCGAACGTGGAGAAGATCACCACGAAGTTGCTGAAGGCGGGCGCCAAGCCGGACCAGATTGGCATCATCACGCCCTACGAGGGCCAGCGCTCCTACCTGGTGCAGTACATGCAGTTCAGCGGCTCCCTGCACACCAAGCTCTACCAG GAGGTGGAGATCGCCAGTGTGGACGCCTTTCAGGGACGCGAGAAGGACTTCATCATCCTGTCCTGTGTGCGGGCCAACGAGCACCAAGGCATTGGCTTTTTAAATGACCCCAGGCGTCTGAACGTGGCCCTGACCAGAGCAAG GTATGGCGTCATCATTGTGGGCAACCCGAAGGCACTGTCAAAGCAGCCGCTCTGGAACCACTTGCTGAACTACTATAAGGAGCAGAAGGTGCTGGTGGAGGGGCCGCTCAACAACCTGCGTGAGAGCCTCATGCAGTTCAGCAAGCCACGGAAGCTGGTCAATACTATCAACCCG GGAGCCCGCTTCATGACCACAGCCATGTATGATGCCCGGGAGGCCATCATCCCAGGTTCCGTCTATGATCGGAGCAGCCAGG GCCGGCCTTCCAGCATGTACTTCCAGACCCATGACCAGATTGGCATGATCAGTGCCGGCCCTAGCCACGTGGCTGCCATGAACATTCCCATCCCCTTCAACCTGGTCATGCCACCCATGCCACCGCCTGGCTATTTCGGACAAGCCAACGGGCCTGCTGCAG GGCGAGGCACCCCAAAAGGCAAGACTGGTCGTGGGGGACGCCAGAAGAACCGCTTTGGGCTTCCTGGACCCAGCCAGACCAACCTCCCcaacagccaagccagccaggatGTGGCGTCACAGCCCTTCTCTCAGGGTGCCCTGACGCAGGGCTACATCTCTATGAGCCAGCCTTCCCAGATGAGCCAGCCCGGCCTCTCCCAGCCGGAGCTGTCCCAG GACAGTTACCTTGGTGACGAGTTTAAATCACAAATCGACGTGGCGCTCTCACAGGACTCCACGTACCAGGGAGAGCGGGCTTACCAGCATGGCGGGGTGACGGGGCTGTCCCAGTATTAA
- the UPF1 gene encoding regulator of nonsense transcripts 1 isoform X1 encodes MSVEAYGPSSQTLTFLDTEEAELLGADTQGSEFEFTDFTLPSQTQTPPGGPGGPGGGGAGGPGGAGAGAAAGQLDAQVGPEGILQNGAVDDSVAKTSQLLAELNFEEDEEDTYYTKDLPIHACSYCGIHDPACVVYCNTSKKWFCNGRGNTSGSHIVNHLVRAKCKEVTLHKDGPLGETVLECYNCGCRNVFLLGFIPAKADSVVVLLCRQPCASQSSLKDINWDSSQWQPLIQDRCFLSWLVKIPSEQEQLRARQITAQQINKLEELWKENPSATLEDLEKPGVDEEPQHVLLRYEDAYQYQNIFGPLVKLEADYDKKLKESQTQDNITVRWDLGLNKKRIAYFTLPKTDSGNEDLVIIWLRDMRLMQGDEICLRYKGDLAPLWKGIGHVIKVPDNYGDEIAIELRSSVGAPVEVTHNFQVDFVWKSTSFDRMQSALKTFAVDETSVSGYIYHKLLGHEVEDVIIKCQLPKRFTAQGLPDLNHSQVYAVKTVLQRPLSLIQGPPGTGKTVTSATIVYHLARQGNGPVLVCAPSNIAVDQLTEKIHQTGLKVVRLCAKSREAIDSPVSFLALHNQIRNMDSMPELQKLQQLKDETGELSSADEKRYRALKRTAERELLMNADVICCTCVGAGDPRLAKMQFRSILIDESTQATEPECMVPVVLGAKQLILVGDHCQLGPVVMCKKAAKAGLSQSLFERLVVLGIRPIRLQVQYRMHPALSAFPSNIFYEGSLQNGVTAADRVKKGFDFQWPQPDKPMFFYVTQGQEEIASSGTSYLNRTEAANVEKITTKLLKAGAKPDQIGIITPYEGQRSYLVQYMQFSGSLHTKLYQEVEIASVDAFQGREKDFIILSCVRANEHQGIGFLNDPRRLNVALTRARYGVIIVGNPKALSKQPLWNHLLNYYKEQKVLVEGPLNNLRESLMQFSKPRKLVNTINPGARFMTTAMYDAREAIIPGSVYDRSSQGRPSSMYFQTHDQIGMISAGPSHVAAMNIPIPFNLVMPPMPPPGYFGQANGPAAGRGTPKGKTGRGGRQKNRFGLPGPSQTNLPNSQASQDVASQPFSQGALTQGYISMSQPSQMSQPGLSQPELSQDSYLGDEFKSQIDVALSQDSTYQGERAYQHGGVTGLSQY; translated from the exons GTTGGGCCCGAAGGCATCCTGCAGAATGGGGCTGTGGACGACAGTGTAGCCAAGACCAGCCAGTTGTTGGCTGAGTTGAACTTCGAGGAAGATGAAGAAGACACCTATTACACGAAGGACCTCCCCATACACGCCTGCAG ttaCTGTGGAATACACGATCCTGCCTGCGTGGTTTACTGTAATACCAGCAAGAAGTGGTTCTGCAACGGACGTGGAAATACTTCTGGCAG CCACATTGTAAATCACCTTGTGAGGGCAAAATGCAAAGAGGTGACCCTGCACAAGGACGGGCCCCTGGGGGAGACAGTCCTGGAGTGCTACAACTGCGGCTGTCGCAACGTCTTCCTCCTCGGCTTCATCCCGGCCAAAGCTGACTCAGTGGTGGTGCTGCTGTGCAG GCAGCCCTGTGCCAGCCAGAGCAGCCTCAAGGACATCAACTGGGACAGCTCGCAGTGGCAGCCGCTGATCCAGGACCGCTGCTTCCTGTCCTGGCTGGTCAAGATCCCCTCCGAGCAGGAGCAGCTGCGGGCACGCCAGATCACGGCACAGCAGATCAACAAGCTGGAGGAGCTGTGGAAG GAAAACCCTTCTGCCACGCTGGAGGACCTGGAGAAGCCGGGGGTGGACGAGGAGCCGCAGCATGTCCTCCTGCGGTACGAGGACGCCTACCAGTACCAGAACATATTCGGGCCCCTGGTCAAGCTGGAGGCCGACTACGACAAGAAGCTGAAGGAGTCCCAG ACTCAAGATAACATCACGGTCAGGTGGGACCTGGGCCTTAACAAGAAGAGAATCGCCTACTTCACTTTGCCCAAGACTGACTCTGGTAATGAGGATTTAGTCATAATTTGGTTAAGAG ACATGCGGCTCATGCAGGGGGATGAGATATGCCTGCGGTACAAAGGGGACCTTGCGCCCCTGTGGAAAGGGATCGGCCACGTCATCAAGGTCCCTGATA ATTATGGCGACGAGATCGCCATTGAGCTGCGGAGCAGCGTGGGTGCACCTGTGGAGGTGACTCACAACTTCCAGGTGGATTTTGTGTGGAAGTCGACCTCCTTTGACAG GATGCAGAGCGCATTGAAAACGTTTGCCGTGGATGAGACCTCAGTGTCTGGCTACATCTACCACAAGCTGCTGGGCCACGAGGTGGAGGACGTAATCATCAAGTGCCAGCTGCCCAAGCGCTTCACAGCGCAGGGCCTCCCCGACCTCAACCACTCCCAG GTTTATGCCGTGAAGACTGTGCTGCAAAGACCGCTGAGCCTGATCCAGGGCCCGCCAGGCACGGGGAAGACGGTGACGTCGGCCACCATCGTCTACCACCTGGCCCGGCAAGGCAACGG GCCGGTGCTGGTGTGTGCTCCAAGCAACATCGCCGTGGACCAGCTAACGGAGAAGATCCACCAGACGGGGCTAAAGGTCGTGCGCCTCTGCGCCAAGAGCCGTGAGGCCATCGACTCCCCGGTGTCTTTTCTGGCCCTGCACAACCAGATCAGGAACATGGACAG CATGCCTGAGCTGCAGAAGCTGCAGCAGCTGAAAGACGAGACTGGGGAGCTGTCGTCTGCCGACGAGAAGCGGTACCGGGCCTTGAAGCGCACCGCAGAGAGAGAGCTGCTGATG AACGCAGATGTCATCTGCTGCACGTGTGTGGGCGCCGGTGACCCGAGGCTGGCCAAGATGCAGTTCCGCTCCATTTTAATCGACGAAAGCACCCAGGCCACTGAGCCGGAGTGCATGGTTCCCGTGGTCCTCGGGGCCAAGCAG CTGATCCTTGTAGGCGACCACTGCCAGCTGGGCCCAGTGGTGATGTGCAAGAAGGCGGCCAAGGCTGGGCTGTCACAGTCGCTCTTCGAGCGCCTGGTGGTGCTGGGCATCCGGCCCATCCGCCTGCAGGTCCAGTACCGGATGCACCCTGCACTCAGCGCCTTCCCATCCAACATCTTCTACGAGGGCTCCCTCCAGAATGGTGTCACTGCAG CGGATCGTGTGAAGAAGGGATTTGACTTCCAGTGGCCCCAACCCGATAAACCGATGTTCTTCTACGTGACCCAGGGCCAAGAGGAGATTGCCAGCTCGGGCACCTCCTACCTGAACAG GACCGAGGCTGCGAACGTGGAGAAGATCACCACGAAGTTGCTGAAGGCGGGCGCCAAGCCGGACCAGATTGGCATCATCACGCCCTACGAGGGCCAGCGCTCCTACCTGGTGCAGTACATGCAGTTCAGCGGCTCCCTGCACACCAAGCTCTACCAG GAGGTGGAGATCGCCAGTGTGGACGCCTTTCAGGGACGCGAGAAGGACTTCATCATCCTGTCCTGTGTGCGGGCCAACGAGCACCAAGGCATTGGCTTTTTAAATGACCCCAGGCGTCTGAACGTGGCCCTGACCAGAGCAAG GTATGGCGTCATCATTGTGGGCAACCCGAAGGCACTGTCAAAGCAGCCGCTCTGGAACCACTTGCTGAACTACTATAAGGAGCAGAAGGTGCTGGTGGAGGGGCCGCTCAACAACCTGCGTGAGAGCCTCATGCAGTTCAGCAAGCCACGGAAGCTGGTCAATACTATCAACCCG GGAGCCCGCTTCATGACCACAGCCATGTATGATGCCCGGGAGGCCATCATCCCAGGTTCCGTCTATGATCGGAGCAGCCAGG GCCGGCCTTCCAGCATGTACTTCCAGACCCATGACCAGATTGGCATGATCAGTGCCGGCCCTAGCCACGTGGCTGCCATGAACATTCCCATCCCCTTCAACCTGGTCATGCCACCCATGCCACCGCCTGGCTATTTCGGACAAGCCAACGGGCCTGCTGCAG GGCGAGGCACCCCAAAAGGCAAGACTGGTCGTGGGGGACGCCAGAAGAACCGCTTTGGGCTTCCTGGACCCAGCCAGACCAACCTCCCcaacagccaagccagccaggatGTGGCGTCACAGCCCTTCTCTCAGGGTGCCCTGACGCAGGGCTACATCTCTATGAGCCAGCCTTCCCAGATGAGCCAGCCCGGCCTCTCCCAGCCGGAGCTGTCCCAG GACAGTTACCTTGGTGACGAGTTTAAATCACAAATCGACGTGGCGCTCTCACAGGACTCCACGTACCAGGGAGAGCGGGCTTACCAGCATGGCGGGGTGACGGGGCTGTCCCAGTATTAA